A genomic stretch from Oleomonas cavernae includes:
- a CDS encoding type II toxin-antitoxin system RelE/ParE family toxin — MYTIEMTPTFADWLGDLRDAKAKARIVARLAAARLGNLGDVEPVGGGVSEMRVPVGPGYRVYFARTGKTVLLLICGGNKASQDRDIKKAVEMLGIYRKGPTNA, encoded by the coding sequence GTGTACACGATCGAGATGACGCCGACTTTCGCCGACTGGCTGGGTGACCTTCGCGATGCCAAGGCGAAGGCCCGCATCGTCGCGAGACTTGCCGCCGCGCGCCTTGGCAACCTGGGCGATGTCGAGCCCGTGGGCGGCGGTGTTTCTGAAATGCGTGTCCCCGTCGGACCGGGCTACCGGGTCTATTTTGCCCGAACCGGAAAGACCGTTCTTCTGTTGATCTGCGGCGGCAACAAAGCCTCGCAGGATAGGGATATCAAAAAGGCCGTTGAAATGCTCGGCATTTACAGGAAAGGCCCGACCAATGCCTGA
- the zapE gene encoding cell division protein ZapE, whose protein sequence is MTGPLDAYADLVARGAVLSDPAQRLAIEKLEILHQRLGLWSPPARAARGLFGWLSGRIRSHEEPPQGLYIYGGVGRGKSMLMDLFFRGAPVESKRRVHFHAFMQEVHAAIFAHRQLSEEERARRGGDDPIPVVAGDIAAGARLLCFDEFQVTDVADAMILGRLFTALWAENVVVVATSNRAPRELYEGGLNRQLFLPFIKTLEETLDVLHLDGARDWRMERLAGHTVYFSPLGPTATQALDEAFGDLTRGSEAPDFTLEVLGRQVTIPHAAYGVARASFADLCRAALGPADYLALARQFHTLVLDEIPLLGPENRNEAKRFVILIDALYEAQAKLICSAAAPAEALYPTGDGAFEFKRTVSRLNEMQSDDYLKRGHGV, encoded by the coding sequence ATGACCGGTCCGCTCGACGCCTATGCCGATCTGGTCGCCAGGGGCGCGGTCTTATCCGATCCGGCCCAGCGCCTCGCCATCGAAAAGCTCGAAATCCTGCATCAGCGCCTGGGCCTGTGGTCGCCGCCGGCGCGGGCGGCGCGCGGCCTGTTCGGCTGGCTGAGCGGGCGCATCCGCAGCCACGAGGAGCCGCCGCAGGGCCTCTATATCTACGGTGGCGTGGGGCGGGGCAAATCCATGCTGATGGACCTGTTCTTCCGCGGCGCCCCGGTCGAGTCCAAGCGGCGGGTCCATTTCCATGCCTTCATGCAGGAAGTGCACGCCGCCATCTTCGCCCATCGCCAATTGTCCGAGGAAGAACGGGCCAGGCGGGGCGGCGACGACCCGATCCCGGTGGTGGCCGGCGACATCGCGGCGGGCGCGCGGCTGCTGTGCTTCGACGAATTCCAGGTGACCGACGTGGCCGACGCCATGATCCTGGGCCGGCTGTTCACGGCGCTGTGGGCCGAGAATGTGGTGGTCGTGGCGACCTCTAACCGGGCACCGCGCGAACTCTATGAAGGCGGGCTCAACCGCCAGCTCTTCCTGCCCTTCATCAAGACCCTGGAGGAAACCCTCGATGTCCTCCATCTCGACGGGGCGCGGGACTGGCGGATGGAGCGGCTGGCCGGGCACACCGTCTATTTCTCGCCCCTGGGGCCGACGGCGACGCAGGCCCTGGACGAGGCCTTCGGCGACCTGACGCGGGGGTCCGAGGCGCCGGACTTCACCTTGGAGGTGCTGGGGCGCCAGGTCACCATCCCGCACGCGGCCTACGGCGTCGCCCGGGCCAGTTTCGCCGACCTGTGCCGCGCCGCCCTGGGACCGGCCGACTACCTGGCCCTGGCCCGCCAGTTCCATACCCTGGTACTGGACGAAATTCCCCTGCTCGGCCCGGAAAACCGCAACGAGGCCAAGCGTTTCGTCATCCTGATCGACGCCCTCTACGAGGCCCAGGCCAAGCTGATCTGCTCGGCCGCCGCCCCGGCGGAGGCGCTCTATCCCACCGGCGACGGTGCCTTCGAGTTCAAGCGCACGGTGAGCCGCCTCAACGAGATGCAGTCCGACGACTATTTGAAGCGCGGGCACGGGGTTTGA
- a CDS encoding addiction module antidote protein produces MPDRPMALIPFDPARFLDSEEVIAEYLTAALEDPDPDVFIAALGDVAKARGMTQIAQAAGLGRESLYKALMPGAKPRYETIRKLVDALGLKLSVAS; encoded by the coding sequence ATGCCTGACAGACCCATGGCTCTAATTCCGTTCGACCCAGCCCGATTTCTCGATAGCGAAGAAGTCATCGCGGAATATCTGACTGCCGCATTGGAAGATCCCGATCCCGATGTTTTTATCGCCGCCTTGGGCGACGTCGCCAAGGCGCGCGGCATGACGCAAATCGCCCAGGCCGCGGGCCTGGGGCGTGAAAGCCTCTACAAGGCGCTAATGCCGGGCGCCAAACCGCGTTATGAGACCATCCGCAAACTGGTCGATGCCCTGGGACTGAAACTCAGCGTTGCGTCGTGA